The segment ATAATGTTATGCACGCACAGACTCATGTATTGTGGCGATACTAAGTGATTGACAGCACACAAGATCCATTTGGGCCATTTAGAAAATGGATGACCAATCAAACATTGCGTGTCAACGTGTACTATCATACATACGTATTACTGTGACGGTCACCTCCATCGCTCATGGCTTCTCCTGCAAGGTAAATTGGAAGAATGTGTGTCTGCAAAAATAAGAGGAGAGCCTAGGTATAAAAGACGTTCATCATTTTAACAATGCATTTTAATGATCTTACTCTTGTTTGCTTGTCTTCTTAGTCTCCTCTCTACTTCGGATCCTTGGGTAACTGTCAACTTTCATTGCCACTTGATATGAAATGATGATGAGGTTGGACCAAAGCTGTCATCTATGGTTTGCACTCTACCTTGTCCTATCAACATAGGGACCACTTTTGTTTCATGGAGATTTCTTCTCTTCGAGGAAACCTTCTACGGTGGGTGCTTAAAGTCCCGTTCTTCCCGCATTTTGTTTTGAAGGACAGTTTGTTCTGACTTGTGTTTTTTTGTTTCACCAATTTGACAGGAGGCCCGCCGAATTTCTTCAGTCTCTCCTTCTAATTTTGCGTTTCTGCTTTGTATATAAAACTTGTCCACCACTATAGATTGTATATCTTTTACTCCTTAATAAAGACAAGTGACTGCTGTGGACATCCCACACTAGTCTCCTTTTACTCAGAAGCATTGCTGACGAAATGGGGATGGAGGTATCTTAAACAGGACTCTGgcatttggagaaagcaattccAATTTGCTTATCACAAGAATGTGTTGGAAACCAGTAGAAAGATGCTCTAACTTCTGGAAAGATGTCACTCATTCACTCCCGGCCTTTTGGAATCGGATTCTATTCAAGATTGGGAATTATCAAAATACCTCCTCCTGGGAAGACAGTTGGCTTTGTGATCAAAACCTTTTGCTCTCCTTGCTTGCCATGGTAACATTaaatagagaagaagagaaggttgTTTGGAGACAAAATAGGAATGGAACCTTCACTCCAGCTTCCCATTATCAGTTCCACCAATTCTAGAGAGATGAAGTGCATGTTTGCATCCTCGATTTGGAATGCTCTACTGCCACTCAAGGTAAAATGTTTCCTATGGCTTTGCTGGAAAAAAAAGCCTTCACCTTTTCTCCTTGTGGTCCAATCTCTGTAATGCCAAATTGCTGaacaaacatgaaaaatatttggcaCAAGATTCAGAGAACAACGGTTCTGTTAAATGGAACTTCAAAAAATGCAGGTCCAAAGTAGGAGAATTCGGAATTTCTACTTACAAAGTTTCAGCAATCTTTTAAGGGACTGGTTTCATAACTCATGCTATGCTGGTTTCAGAAGGATCAATGAGAATCAAAGGAACAAAAAATGCATGTTTCATGACCCACGATCACTAATTTCAAGCATGTTCCCAAGTTTGCGGTGGAGCAATCCTCATCTGATGGAAGAGAGGGATGCTGTGATCTTTCTGAAGAAAGGGATTCGGTGCTTACCATGAACCAGCTTCTGGAACTACTTTGTCTGCTCTCCCATATCTGTCGTTCCTATGTTTCCGGAACACAAACTTAGAAAGGCTGTAACTGtagtcttttctttcttttcttcacatCCTATAAATATTTTCCCTCGTAAATAAAAGCCAGGTGGCTGATTCTGCCGGACTCTTTTATCCTCAAAACAacacaaaaaatagatgcagaaGACTTGTAATTCACTTTCATATTTAGTTTTGAGTTATTTAAAACCCGTGTACCCAAGGATTTAGATATGTATCAAGTCCCAATgctatattttgatttttgagcTAGTTTCCTTCAAACATAGCTAGATTGATTAGGTTAGGTTTTTGAATTTCACATGCATGTTTAGATGTCTTGTGAAAGTTTATCTAAATCAATTTGATCGGATCTAAATCAACTCCACTTGCATCATTATAAAGGTAGCAAAGTTTATGTAAtaagcatgagaaaatatttataaatagataGGCTTGGGAAGAACAAATAAAGGACAAAGAAAGCAATAACTAGTAAGTTGATGTTTTAATGTTTGCATGTCAAATAAATTCAAAGATGAGAAGGATggtatgttaaaaaaaaaagaaaaaataacacCTAATTGTTCCTCGAACGAAAGGACTACATCTTAATTTGTCGAAGGTAAGCTGGTGAAGGTGAAATTGCTAGTCTTCAAAGTCCTTTTGTGTGAATTGGATCAGTtctttttatactaaaaaaaaaaaaaaaagtagagcaGCTTCCATCCGAGAAATCTTATTGGACCATCTCcctaatttaaagaaaaaattatggcAATATCTTTCCAACTTTTCTGGATTTGTACTTGCATCCGAAAACTTCTAATTTTTTCAATTAAATCCCACAACTTAAGGTTTGATTGCAATATGGCACAGCTATCCATCTGAGCTCTAACATCATTCACAGTATAAGTGAAATAACTAATTTGCCCTTAAGATGTACTAGTGGAATGAAATCAAATTTAGGCCCGTTCCCACTAAAACATATCTATTCTTTTAATTCAGGTAGAAGAATATCAatgaaattttatatctaaatcatCTCGTGTGATAATCATATATTCATAAATTCTAATGAAGATGGATGATTGGTTCATActgcaatcaaattttaaattttaaggtctaattaaaaaaaataaaaattttaaagtgtAAATCTAAATCACAAAAAGTTGAAGGGctgtaattttaattttctccaaATTTAAATGTTAATGATGGACCACTCTACAATGTACTAAATAGTCCACTCTGTCAACTAGGAAGTGGTCTTGTCTGTTAATTTAAAAACAATTGTCCGAACCAATTCTAGACTTTGCTGAGATTTTATTGAGGTAGACTTTGCTTGGATTTCACCAAGTTGGTCCAGGAAAATCTTGCCTTCTTCAAAGCCTCGCTGTCAGTAGATCATTGGAccaaaattcaaaactttaatcATTTGCGTATAGATGTTATCAAAAATACTTTATTAACTGAAAAATGTCGCTCAAATAGTCATTCTGTTGGTGTTTCGTATTCTTATTGCACCCTCCGAATTGGTACCACGGGATGGACCACAATATAAAGTGAACAGTGCAAGGCAGTTGAGCGACCTTTTGGGGTTTCCAAAGCATTGTACGTATGTCACAACCCGCGCAATATATAAACAGGCTTATCTTTCCCATCTGCCCCTTGCGAGACATCTAATTCTCCTTGCCCGACTAAACCAACTACACTAAGCCTACAGATGATGATGGGAAGTAGGGGTGTGCAACCAAATTAACCAAACCACGGAGCCGATCTAAATCactaattttgattcagcttgGATTGGATTTTTCTAATTCAATTCATTTTTGACTTAAAAATGTTAGAAAGCAAAAAAACCAATTtggttttaatttaaattttaaaacatcTGATTTAAACTGGATCGACTCTTGTGTGTAGATAAATGATAAATCATAAGCTATTCTATTTCCTCAAAAAAGACTGGAGTCCTATCCCATTTAGCATATTTATAAGTTGCCCATTTAGcataatcaaaatttaaaattagatgatAGTTTATTTAGCTAATTCTTTAAGTTGTCTATTTGACAGAAACATAATAGCCCTCAGATAAATCAAATTGAACCAAACAGATTTTTTTGGATCAGTTTGAACCATTTTTCCATAATGGTTGGTTtggttttaatttctattttgaaAAACCAATTGAAATTAGTTCGATTTGaaggttaattcctaaattgattcAAACCGAATCATGCACCTTTAGTTGAAAGTAACACAAGATCTCTTAATCATTGCCATTCATGTATGATATTTCAAACACCAATGCATGCATGAGATCTGTGTTTAATGTTATTTCTCGACATCAAGACACCCATTCATGTACTAatcatctatatatacatatatagatgatTAGTACAATGTCATCAATTAAAATTAACTTGAATCAAATATTTGGGAAATGCCTCTCAAGATTCAGACCTAAAACCTCCATCCACTTAGAGAGAGGAGAGATGCAACCCCCTGGATAAAGCCCAATTTGCCATTATGGCAACCTCAACCATGGATTCTTTTTTCCCAACAGATGCCCAAACTATCATGCATTTTGCCACAATACTTGGCTTTACAACTCCTTATCTCCTAAACCATGGCCCTCATGATTCCAGGACAGGCGGGGTGTATCACTATAGCCAACACTTTCATGCCCATCACGTTGCAGATGGAGCCCACAGGTAAAAAACAATTGGAGGACTCCTAAGCAAAAAGAAAGGAGCCTGGCCTTCGGAAATGACCACCACCACAAGGACGAGCTCAAGGTGGAGCCACAGGCCAGTTGTGCTCCTCCTTTACCCTttcctcttctattcttctcctcctccttctcaGCCCTGGACTTGGGAGTTCATCAAAGCTTCATTCTTGTATCATGGGCAGAACCAGCACAAGGCTACCAAGCTTCTGCTTAAACCGTGTGGCAACTCGTGTTCGGGTTCGGTCTCCACCGATCGACTCGAAGCCCGATTCTGCTACTGTTGAGGCTAGTGATCAGCCCCCTGAGCCTCCTGCCAATGTGGAGGAGTCTGATGGTGGAACAAAGAAGGAGGTAGAGGTTGGCAGGAGGATCATGGTTGTTGTGGACTCCAGCCCAGAAGCTAAGACTGCCTTGCAATGGACGCTCTCGCATTCGGTCCAGAGCAATGACACAATTGTTCTTCTGGATCTTGTGAAGCCATCTAAACATGGTGAGGTTTAGATTTGGGTTGGATGGTTACGTAGTTTAGGAGTTGGCTAAGTGTGGAAGGTTCTGAATTCTTATCAGGTGATCAACCTCAGAGGGAGAGAGATCCCAAGGGTTCTGAGCTCCTCTGTGCTATGAAGAGTATCTGCCAGGCAAAAAGACCTGAGGTAAAAACGTTATGTTCTTCTATAATTGCTCAATTTAGCAAGCTAAGCGGCTAAGCCAAATAAGTTGATAGAATTCTTGTTTCTTGGAAGGAAATTACCAAAATGTGTTAGTGTTACGGTATGTAATTTGATGAGCTGGGAATTAGGAGTTCTCTAAAGTTTGGAAAGTTGGATTCTCATGGATGGAAGAAAATATTAGGCTCTAAACAAATTTTCATATTTGCATCTGCTAAACTAGTGGTGCAGTACAAGATAAGTGACAGAATTTTAAGCCAAAATGCCTGTTGAACCATGTACTCTGAAAATTGATAGCATCAATCATCTGATTCAATGCACGGTTGTGTCTGACCAATCAAATCTGATATTTAGGTTTATCAAGGTTTAGATGTATTACAAATcaaactccttttttttttttttgaaaaaagaaaggcATATCACAATCAATTTGTctgaatattttgaaatcatgaGTCTGGTCAAACCACTTGGCATGTAATCATGTCTTTTCCTTTTACGGACACTTGATGGATGCTGGGAAGCCAGGAAAGTAtaaaaattgttttttttttttccccaggaAAGCAGTGCAAAAGAATCAGTCATCTCACTGAAGTCATGAAATTAAATTCTAGAACATTATGATCATTATATATGAAATCATTATGATCAATAACTTAGGCAAAGTGCACAAGTAAAATAATAAGAGCAAACTAAATCAAAACTGCGCAAATTTGCGTGGTTTCAAAAGTCCCATCTGATGACAGAGACTAGGCAACCACCACCTAACAAAGGTGTGACTTAAAGAAGACAGTGATATCAACTTTCTGTTGGGTATACATCCTTGTGCACCAACCAATCTTTAAGCCCAACTCCCAACTGACCTCTCCTCCATGCATGGTGGCCTCCTATGGACTCTATGCACAATCCAGCTATGCACCgttactttatttttctttttcttaaggtTATCGATTAGTGAAAAGAGGTTTAAACTCGTTAATCTTCTGAAGCAATGCCTGGTAATTTTTTTCAGGTGCAGGTTGAGCTTTCTCTAGTGGAAGGGATAGATCGAGGACCGACCATTGTCGAAGAGGCCAGGAAGCAGGGAGCCTCCCTGCTTGTCATGGGCCAGAAGAAGCGATCGATCACATGGAGGCTACTAATGATGTGGGCTGGGAATAAGATTGGAAGCAGTATTGTGGACTACTGCGTGCAGAATGCGAGCTGCATGGCTCTGGCAGTGAGGAGGAAGAGTAGGAGAGGTGGTGGATATTTGATCACCACCAAGCGCCATAAAGACTTCTGGCTTTTAGCTTAAGGATGATTGGAAGTAATGGTTGTTGCAATGGGTGATGTGTGGTGTGAGTGTGATGTCTGTAAATAATAAAAGGTAAGATGGAATCCATAGGTTTGTTAGATCTTTTTTTTGTTACTGTATGATAGATTTTCTTCGTTGATCGGAGGAGAATGCCTTGACTCAGTAGTGCTTGCTGAGTGAAAAATAATGTGGTTTGTAGTATCATGGAAT is part of the Elaeis guineensis isolate ETL-2024a chromosome 15, EG11, whole genome shotgun sequence genome and harbors:
- the LOC105058119 gene encoding uncharacterized protein, whose product is MGRTSTRLPSFCLNRVATRVRVRSPPIDSKPDSATVEASDQPPEPPANVEESDGGTKKEVEVGRRIMVVVDSSPEAKTALQWTLSHSVQSNDTIVLLDLVKPSKHGDQPQRERDPKGSELLCAMKSICQAKRPEVQVELSLVEGIDRGPTIVEEARKQGASLLVMGQKKRSITWRLLMMWAGNKIGSSIVDYCVQNASCMALAVRRKSRRGGGYLITTKRHKDFWLLA